The following proteins are encoded in a genomic region of Lachnospiraceae bacterium KM106-2:
- a CDS encoding thioredoxin has product MLKVVKSNEFVEEVKDGIVVIDFFADWCGPCKMLGPVVEELSDEMSGEAKFIKVNVDESPDLASQYGIVNIPALVIMKNGEKMNTMVGFSPKENIRQEVEKYK; this is encoded by the coding sequence ATGTTAAAAGTGGTTAAGAGTAATGAGTTTGTTGAAGAAGTGAAGGATGGAATCGTAGTAATCGATTTCTTTGCAGATTGGTGTGGACCTTGTAAAATGTTAGGACCAGTTGTGGAGGAACTATCCGATGAGATGAGTGGAGAAGCTAAATTCATCAAAGTAAATGTAGATGAAAGTCCAGATCTAGCGTCTCAGTATGGAATTGTAAATATTCCTGCATTAGTGATTATGAAAAATGGTGAAAAGATGAATACTATGGTTGGATTCTCACCAAAAGAGAATATCAGACAAGAAGTAGAAAAATATAAATAA
- a CDS encoding glutathione peroxidase family protein, producing the protein MLYDIKVQQNDGEIKSLSEYKGKVLLIVNTATGCGFTPQYEGLAKIYDDYKDRGFEILDFPCNQFFEQAPGSNEELKSFCQLKYNTKFETFAKIEVNGENTSELYRYLKKEAPQAAEDEESQGLYKMLEERGFVTKGEDIKWNFTKFLVDRNGKVIERFAPTYSPEKLKDRIEELL; encoded by the coding sequence ATGTTATATGATATTAAAGTGCAACAGAATGACGGAGAAATCAAATCATTATCTGAGTATAAAGGAAAGGTGTTATTGATCGTTAATACAGCGACTGGATGTGGTTTTACTCCTCAGTATGAAGGTTTGGCAAAGATATACGACGATTATAAAGACAGAGGATTTGAGATATTAGATTTCCCATGTAATCAGTTTTTTGAACAAGCACCAGGAAGTAACGAAGAGCTAAAAAGCTTCTGTCAGTTAAAATATAATACAAAGTTTGAGACATTTGCAAAGATTGAAGTAAATGGCGAGAATACAAGTGAGCTATATCGTTATTTAAAGAAAGAAGCTCCACAAGCAGCTGAAGATGAGGAATCTCAAGGATTATATAAAATGCTAGAAGAAAGAGGCTTCGTAACAAAAGGTGAAGATATTAAATGGAATTTTACAAAATTCTTAGTAGACCGCAATGGTAAAGTTATTGAGCGATTTGCACCAACTTACTCACCTGAGAAATTAAAAGATAGAATTGAAGAATTATTATAA
- a CDS encoding organic hydroperoxide resistance transcriptional regulator: protein MDKYESIKLDNQVCFPFYAVSREIIKLYKPVLNEFNLTYTQYITMLVLWEHESINFKQLGERLYLDSGTLTPVVKKLEAMGLVNKYRTKEDDRVVVVELTEDGKALKDKILKVPGEVACKIDLSTDEWILLKKVLDKLLNQLG, encoded by the coding sequence ATGGATAAATATGAAAGCATTAAATTAGACAATCAAGTGTGTTTCCCTTTTTACGCGGTGTCTAGAGAAATTATTAAATTATACAAGCCAGTGTTAAATGAATTTAATCTCACCTATACGCAATATATTACGATGCTTGTTTTGTGGGAACATGAAAGTATTAATTTTAAACAGCTAGGCGAAAGACTTTATTTAGATTCGGGAACATTGACGCCGGTTGTGAAAAAGTTAGAGGCAATGGGACTTGTGAACAAGTATCGTACCAAGGAAGATGACAGGGTCGTTGTTGTTGAGCTTACTGAGGATGGAAAAGCATTAAAAGACAAGATCTTAAAGGTGCCAGGAGAGGTAGCTTGTAAGATCGATCTAAGTACAGATGAATGGATCTTGTTAAAGAAGGTTCTTGATAAGTTATTAAATCAGTTAGGGTAA
- a CDS encoding glutathione peroxidase family protein, translating into MNFYDFKAKKITGQEVSMRDYEGKVLLVVNTASKCGLTPQLTGLEELYKENKEAGFEILGFPCNQFAKQDPGDNKEISEFCLINYGVTFNMFEKIDVNGENAHPIYKFLKEQKKGILSGEIKWNFTKFLIDQEGNVVKRYSPTTKPEKIKKDIKALLK; encoded by the coding sequence ATGAATTTTTATGATTTTAAAGCAAAGAAAATCACAGGACAAGAAGTAAGCATGAGAGATTATGAAGGAAAGGTATTATTAGTCGTTAATACAGCAAGTAAATGTGGGCTTACTCCTCAATTAACAGGATTAGAAGAATTATATAAAGAAAATAAAGAAGCTGGATTTGAAATTTTAGGATTCCCATGTAATCAATTTGCAAAGCAAGATCCAGGAGACAATAAAGAAATTAGTGAATTCTGTTTGATCAACTATGGAGTAACTTTTAATATGTTTGAGAAGATCGATGTAAATGGAGAGAATGCACATCCAATTTATAAATTTTTAAAAGAACAGAAGAAAGGAATTCTAAGTGGAGAGATCAAATGGAATTTCACAAAGTTCTTAATCGATCAAGAAGGAAATGTTGTAAAACGTTATTCGCCAACAACAAAACCAGAGAAAATCAAAAAAGATATTAAGGCACTATTAAAGTAG
- a CDS encoding glutathione peroxidase family protein yields the protein MSIYNYSYRGINGEDISLGRYRGKAVLIINIASKCGYTPQLEDLEAIYKKYQEQGLEIVGFPCNQFALQSPGSNQEMNEFCKRNYGVTFPLSEKIDVMGYDQHPLYRHLIEEKKFQGFDLAKSNEKLLYSIVQNEMPENVEGDSIKWNFTKFLVDKSGNVLKRFESFVEPMDMVKDIESVLAK from the coding sequence ATGAGTATTTATAATTATAGTTATCGTGGAATCAATGGAGAGGATATCTCACTTGGACGATATAGGGGAAAAGCGGTATTGATCATTAATATCGCAAGTAAATGTGGATATACACCACAGTTAGAAGATTTGGAAGCTATTTATAAAAAGTACCAGGAGCAGGGACTAGAGATTGTTGGATTCCCTTGTAATCAATTTGCACTTCAGTCACCAGGCAGCAATCAGGAGATGAACGAATTCTGTAAGAGAAATTATGGGGTGACATTCCCATTAAGTGAGAAGATCGATGTTATGGGATATGATCAACATCCGTTATATCGTCATTTAATTGAGGAGAAAAAATTTCAAGGATTTGATCTTGCAAAGAGTAATGAGAAGTTATTATATTCCATCGTGCAAAATGAGATGCCGGAAAATGTAGAAGGTGATTCAATTAAATGGAATTTCACTAAGTTCTTGGTAGATAAATCAGGAAATGTATTAAAACGATTTGAGTCATTTGTAGAACCGATGGATATGGTTAAGGATATAGAAAGCGTATTGGCTAAATAA
- a CDS encoding cell surface protein: MKQLKFSYFVLFSFLVLFLLQPREASAQTITKKWGGETPLTWSYDTKSRVLTLSGKGEPTDDSYSRDGGDKICDYSPWYDYKDKIKKVVIKEGLTRISQSAFANCHQLTEVTIPASVRSIGDYAFYESDKLKEICLPDSVQKIGSESFFGCNALHRVVIGSGLTKVGGRVFANCAKLEQLEVADQNPAFMVEDNILFSKDKKILYTAFHLTKESYTIPESVTRIKSMAFAWSQKLQNINIGDSVTEMEGGTFYSCKKLKKVTFGANSKIKSIKDYYDYFGDDVEDNYGAFEKCSALTTLSLPKNLESIDHHLVKDCNRLKTITFGSKLKYIRNYVEHYTVRGHSFLTGKDLVSIKVSAANKVFSSQNGVLYSKDKKKLYVYPCGKKNTEFRTPNGVTEIGRDAFYNNNYLKKIIINNGVKKIGETAFYNIKSLRSIYIPASVKTFGYMAIDYEDYRSQNKLTIYGKKRSKAYQYAKEMEIKFRSY, from the coding sequence ATGAAACAATTAAAGTTCTCGTATTTTGTACTATTCAGTTTTCTCGTGCTATTTTTACTACAGCCAAGGGAAGCAAGCGCCCAGACAATTACAAAGAAATGGGGTGGGGAGACACCATTAACTTGGTCTTATGATACCAAATCAAGGGTTCTTACATTAAGTGGGAAAGGAGAACCAACGGATGATTCTTATTCCAGGGATGGCGGTGATAAAATATGTGATTACAGTCCTTGGTATGATTACAAAGATAAGATTAAGAAGGTAGTAATTAAAGAGGGCCTCACTCGAATCTCTCAGTCAGCATTTGCAAATTGTCATCAGTTAACTGAGGTTACGATTCCTGCGAGTGTTAGAAGTATTGGCGATTATGCTTTTTATGAATCGGACAAACTAAAGGAAATCTGTTTGCCAGATTCCGTTCAAAAGATAGGAAGCGAGAGTTTCTTTGGATGTAATGCATTACATAGAGTCGTGATCGGATCAGGACTTACGAAAGTTGGAGGACGTGTATTTGCAAACTGCGCCAAGTTAGAGCAATTGGAAGTAGCAGACCAAAATCCAGCATTTATGGTAGAGGATAATATTTTATTTAGTAAGGACAAGAAGATCTTATATACAGCCTTTCATCTAACAAAGGAATCCTATACAATACCAGAATCAGTTACTAGAATAAAATCAATGGCATTTGCTTGGAGTCAAAAGCTGCAGAATATAAATATCGGAGATTCTGTTACTGAGATGGAAGGGGGAACTTTTTATTCCTGTAAGAAATTAAAGAAGGTTACGTTTGGAGCAAACTCAAAGATTAAGAGTATCAAGGATTATTATGATTATTTTGGTGATGATGTAGAAGATAATTATGGAGCATTTGAGAAATGTTCAGCGCTTACGACGTTATCACTACCAAAGAATCTAGAGAGTATAGACCATCATTTGGTCAAAGACTGCAATCGGTTAAAGACGATTACATTTGGAAGTAAACTAAAGTACATTCGTAATTATGTAGAACATTATACAGTCAGGGGACATAGTTTTCTTACTGGAAAGGACCTCGTCTCTATTAAAGTATCAGCTGCAAATAAGGTATTCAGTTCCCAAAATGGAGTGTTATATAGTAAAGATAAAAAGAAGCTATATGTATATCCTTGTGGAAAAAAGAATACAGAGTTTCGTACTCCTAATGGGGTAACTGAGATAGGAAGAGATGCTTTTTATAATAATAATTATTTAAAGAAGATTATAATAAACAATGGGGTAAAGAAGATAGGAGAGACGGCTTTTTATAATATAAAGAGTCTAAGGTCCATCTATATTCCGGCATCTGTAAAAACGTTTGGATATATGGCAATTGATTATGAGGATTATCGATCACAAAATAAACTGACCATTTATGGAAAGAAAAGATCAAAGGCATATCAGTATGCAAAGGAAATGGAAATTAAGTTTAGAAGTTATTAG
- a CDS encoding late competence protein comeC, DNA transport: MKQLKRIFSIMMLTIMVTVTSIPMEANAATKLLVHFIDVGQGDAILVQYGSSYSLIDTGVEKKYSQLSTYLKKIKVKKITNLVVTHPDADHMGGADLVIKNYGVKNIYMTNYSSNSGEYKEMISAIKKYKVKRVNVKKGSKISFGGLKANVLSADTSLRDSNESSIVLKLTHGKKSFLFTGDISAKVENKIAAAYDVNVDVLKVSHHGSSYSSAVSFIKETSPQYSIVSVGANNNYGHPNGNVVNRLNKYSKTVYRTDKKGTIVITSTGSKLTSKTVKTTGSTSSSSSSSSSSSGSSNTTKPVGSTVYVTKTGKKYHARKCGRGTFTKATIKAAKARGLTACSKCY; the protein is encoded by the coding sequence ATGAAACAATTAAAGAGAATTTTTTCCATCATGATGTTAACCATTATGGTAACTGTAACATCAATTCCGATGGAAGCCAATGCAGCAACAAAACTATTAGTACATTTTATCGATGTGGGGCAGGGTGATGCGATCCTAGTTCAGTATGGAAGCAGTTACTCACTTATCGATACCGGAGTAGAGAAAAAGTATTCTCAGCTTAGCACATATTTAAAGAAAATAAAGGTTAAGAAGATTACGAATCTTGTAGTAACCCATCCGGATGCTGATCATATGGGTGGTGCCGATCTAGTTATTAAAAACTACGGTGTAAAGAATATCTATATGACAAACTACTCTAGTAATAGTGGTGAGTACAAGGAAATGATCTCGGCGATCAAGAAGTACAAAGTTAAAAGAGTCAATGTAAAGAAAGGCTCTAAGATCAGCTTTGGCGGCTTGAAAGCGAATGTACTTAGTGCAGATACTAGTTTACGCGATAGTAATGAATCAAGTATTGTATTAAAGCTGACACATGGCAAAAAAAGTTTCTTATTCACTGGGGATATTAGTGCTAAAGTGGAAAATAAGATTGCAGCAGCTTATGATGTGAATGTAGATGTATTAAAGGTATCTCATCATGGTTCTAGTTATTCTAGTGCGGTAAGTTTTATTAAAGAGACAAGTCCACAATATTCCATCGTATCGGTTGGAGCGAATAACAATTATGGACATCCAAATGGAAATGTTGTAAATCGTTTGAACAAGTATTCCAAGACAGTATATCGTACGGATAAAAAAGGAACCATCGTAATTACGTCAACTGGTTCTAAGTTGACTTCTAAGACAGTTAAGACAACAGGATCGACGAGTTCTAGTTCTTCTAGTTCATCATCTTCTTCAGGTAGTAGCAATACGACTAAACCAGTTGGTTCTACTGTTTATGTAACTAAAACAGGTAAGAAGTATCATGCTAGAAAATGTGGAAGAGGTACGTTTACGAAAGCAACGATTAAGGCAGCAAAAGCAAGAGGTTTAACTGCTTGCAGTAAATGTTATTAA
- a CDS encoding putative tRNA ligase produces the protein MSSETLKIKLSSNPLLKLIGILLTLFISLMIINECSLDTKIPEKIGYILIYLFMIFLSLGIYRLGDDRYLFFPTQTKTITLHRFLRRRKEFTLRDLTEISIHRNHITLHIADHDYKIKKTLPYQESLLSYLEENTSLYHKQTMDYFYVRASRASYTLFFCFFAFFFFCGVCILVSDTTNPTGPLLIIALSLLFLLLGIVFWITELEFIRNDGYCRFWFKKRLIHINDIAYCNVSPNLGLSLYDRNDKILIQLKLNRSTLDSVLTYLTQHEIRLNNIPAQKVFVSPHLRSADATQPDKYIDEIPPKNLNKHYKLFFVDLVFSLFTIGIILYGIVTLSGSSNYLYVLRYIGLFVGLYGLKGILNCYYINKLYQTTLKNGTKLTGSISRFSNRNGKSVYPWFTFQTEEGMHEVIGFKAMRLSSHEESEYLNHNYTIWYAPMDNNAVIYGSGQPEPSTSRSILFSAGIKMVFAIGLLIFSFVGSPLTDPTGEELKINWANSYQKSPFTQEDLNSDTIQWFCASYAIYTNMNLKKDDTIGGVTLDDTDSIQKVKASLKDGWGITDRKTAIQSINWILEGGHRLNYRKTVKELKKKGWLSLSQKEYQKKVKSFKQDYRYLAIYKSYHAYQDYGIDGWDYSRAMQILGDCYVSGYINLKECLDQSLTIAKQLQSEFKSWKEVGQSYLYGYQYWKKTETEEIKADYTYREEVYKLLLALPHGPYQIPFKTKLTATWYKK, from the coding sequence ATGTCTAGTGAAACATTAAAGATTAAATTATCTAGTAATCCACTTTTAAAACTAATTGGAATACTGCTTACACTATTTATATCACTAATGATCATCAATGAATGTAGTCTGGATACCAAAATACCAGAAAAGATTGGTTATATCCTGATCTACCTATTCATGATCTTTCTAAGTCTTGGTATCTACCGGTTAGGAGACGATCGTTATTTATTCTTTCCTACTCAGACCAAAACAATAACCTTACATCGCTTCTTAAGGAGACGAAAAGAATTTACTCTTAGAGATCTTACCGAGATCTCCATTCATCGAAATCATATCACCTTACATATTGCTGATCATGACTATAAAATAAAGAAGACACTCCCTTATCAAGAATCTCTTCTTTCGTATCTCGAAGAGAATACTTCGCTTTATCACAAACAGACAATGGATTATTTTTATGTTAGAGCATCTCGAGCTTCTTATACCTTATTTTTTTGCTTCTTTGCATTTTTCTTCTTTTGTGGAGTTTGCATTCTAGTCTCTGATACTACGAATCCAACGGGACCTCTTTTAATCATAGCCCTATCCTTACTCTTTCTATTACTCGGAATTGTATTTTGGATAACAGAACTAGAATTCATTCGAAATGATGGATACTGTCGCTTCTGGTTTAAAAAGAGACTTATTCATATAAATGATATTGCTTACTGCAATGTTTCTCCCAATTTAGGACTCTCTCTCTATGATAGAAATGATAAGATCCTGATCCAGTTAAAGCTAAACCGATCCACCTTAGACTCTGTTCTAACCTATCTCACTCAACATGAAATTCGGTTAAATAATATTCCCGCTCAAAAGGTCTTTGTTTCTCCCCATCTAAGATCCGCAGATGCTACTCAACCAGATAAATACATCGATGAGATCCCACCGAAAAATCTAAATAAACACTACAAACTATTTTTCGTAGATCTTGTTTTTTCTCTCTTTACGATTGGAATCATTCTGTATGGTATTGTAACGCTCTCTGGTTCTTCTAATTATCTATATGTACTTCGCTATATCGGCCTATTTGTTGGTCTATATGGATTGAAAGGAATATTAAACTGTTATTATATCAATAAACTTTATCAGACTACACTAAAAAATGGTACTAAATTAACGGGTTCCATTAGTCGTTTTTCGAATCGAAATGGAAAATCAGTCTATCCATGGTTCACATTTCAAACAGAAGAAGGCATGCATGAGGTCATTGGTTTTAAGGCAATGCGTCTTTCCTCTCATGAAGAATCTGAATATCTGAATCATAACTATACGATCTGGTATGCTCCGATGGATAATAATGCAGTGATCTATGGAAGTGGACAACCAGAGCCTTCGACTTCCCGTTCTATTCTATTCTCAGCAGGGATTAAGATGGTATTTGCGATCGGCTTACTCATCTTTAGTTTTGTGGGCTCACCACTTACCGATCCAACTGGAGAAGAACTAAAGATCAATTGGGCCAACTCCTATCAGAAATCACCGTTCACACAAGAAGATCTCAATAGTGATACGATTCAATGGTTCTGCGCTTCTTATGCGATCTATACCAATATGAACCTGAAAAAAGATGATACCATTGGCGGTGTTACACTGGATGATACGGATTCCATTCAAAAAGTAAAAGCATCATTAAAAGATGGCTGGGGGATTACGGATCGTAAAACAGCAATCCAGTCTATCAATTGGATTTTAGAGGGCGGTCATCGCCTAAACTACCGAAAAACCGTAAAAGAATTAAAGAAGAAAGGCTGGCTTTCTCTCTCCCAAAAAGAGTATCAAAAGAAAGTGAAATCCTTTAAACAGGATTATCGTTATCTAGCCATCTATAAAAGTTATCATGCTTATCAGGATTATGGTATTGATGGCTGGGATTACTCTCGTGCTATGCAGATATTAGGTGACTGCTATGTATCTGGATATATCAATCTCAAGGAATGTCTTGACCAGTCACTTACCATTGCCAAACAGCTCCAGAGTGAATTCAAAAGTTGGAAAGAAGTCGGCCAAAGTTACCTTTATGGATATCAATATTGGAAAAAGACTGAGACCGAAGAGATAAAAGCTGATTATACTTACCGAGAAGAGGTTTATAAACTCTTACTGGCCCTTCCTCATGGTCCTTACCAGATACCATTTAAAACAAAACTTACCGCAACATGGTATAAAAAGTAG
- a CDS encoding similarity to aminoacyl-tRNA editing enzymes YbaK, ProX: MQQSMVSDIYTTMPSSEGREAKEMAVYELLEQLGIPFARVDHPAMATVDSCSEVSEKLGITICKNLFLCNASKKQFYLLMMPGEKRFHTKEFSKQIGSSRLSFAPEEYMEEFLSITPGSVSVLGLMNDVRGKVALYIDREVIEKEYIGCHPCKNTSSLRIKTEDVINKFLPYVNHEMHIVDL; this comes from the coding sequence ATGCAGCAGTCTATGGTATCTGACATTTACACAACAATGCCAAGTTCAGAGGGGAGAGAAGCAAAGGAGATGGCGGTCTATGAGTTGTTAGAACAGCTTGGAATTCCATTTGCAAGAGTAGATCATCCGGCCATGGCAACGGTGGATTCTTGTAGTGAGGTCAGTGAAAAACTAGGAATTACAATCTGTAAAAATCTATTCTTATGTAATGCGAGCAAGAAACAGTTTTATCTGTTAATGATGCCAGGTGAAAAGCGCTTTCATACAAAAGAGTTTTCAAAACAAATTGGAAGTTCTAGATTATCTTTTGCGCCAGAAGAATATATGGAAGAGTTTTTATCAATAACCCCAGGATCCGTTAGTGTTCTTGGTCTTATGAATGATGTGAGAGGAAAGGTTGCGCTTTATATTGATCGGGAGGTGATTGAAAAAGAATATATTGGATGCCATCCTTGTAAGAATACATCCAGCCTTCGTATTAAGACAGAGGATGTGATCAATAAATTTCTACCTTATGTGAATCATGAAATGCATATCGTAGATTTGTAA